The following are encoded in a window of Gaiellales bacterium genomic DNA:
- a CDS encoding STAS domain-containing protein translates to MFAAGRFTRAYDGEQIGVPTKMHGTTRAEQRDGAWLIELRGEHDLATAPTVAEHLEHARSLALPVVIDLTAVEFIDSSIVAAVARTLAARDGQPSVAVVAPTGQPRGRLLLLGLDGHLPVYDNRRAALVALGLTRPMV, encoded by the coding sequence TTGTTCGCAGCCGGTCGCTTCACGCGAGCATACGACGGGGAGCAGATCGGAGTCCCGACCAAGATGCACGGAACCACTCGTGCAGAGCAGCGCGACGGCGCGTGGCTGATCGAACTGCGCGGCGAGCACGACCTCGCAACCGCACCCACTGTCGCCGAACACCTCGAGCACGCGCGTTCCCTCGCCCTGCCCGTGGTCATCGATCTCACCGCCGTCGAGTTCATCGACTCCTCGATCGTCGCCGCCGTTGCGCGGACACTGGCCGCTCGCGACGGACAGCCGTCCGTGGCCGTTGTCGCCCCGACCGGCCAGCCACGCGGCCGGCTACTCCTACTTGGCCTGGACGGACACCTGCCCGTCTACGACAACCGACGCGCCGCCCTCGTCGCACTCGGCCTGACCAGGCCGATGGTCTGA
- a CDS encoding STAS domain-containing protein, producing MSPESAVEVHDLGDSITVVSASGEHDLATAPQLDQALTRIEEGGTIVILDLTAATFIDSSIITTAIRHAQLREQLLIVAPHYGQPRRTLDLVEAFKVLELFENRDDALRAATARERGGQPA from the coding sequence TTGTCTCCAGAAAGCGCGGTCGAGGTCCACGACCTCGGCGACTCGATCACGGTCGTCTCCGCCAGCGGCGAGCACGACCTCGCCACCGCCCCACAACTCGACCAAGCACTCACCCGGATCGAGGAAGGCGGCACGATCGTCATACTCGACTTGACGGCGGCGACCTTCATCGACTCCAGCATCATCACCACCGCGATCCGCCACGCGCAGCTCCGCGAGCAGCTCCTCATCGTCGCCCCTCACTACGGTCAACCCCGACGCACCCTCGACCTCGTCGAAGCGTTCAAGGTCCTGGAGCTGTTCGAGAACCGTGACGACGCGTTGCGCGCCGCTACGGCACGAGAACGAGGCGGACAGCCCGCATAA
- a CDS encoding STAS domain-containing protein → MAGGEFHAQDLGEHRWVLSAQGEVDLSTTPSPRAVIEAVMDTGTRVVVDVSAAEFIDSTTVNALVYGHQRAAEDACHAFVIVAAPGSAARRLLDLLSIVEVIPLYDSLAEGERAAFNGTAQRTPSGSIDPLR, encoded by the coding sequence ATGGCCGGAGGAGAGTTCCACGCTCAGGATCTGGGTGAGCACCGCTGGGTGCTCTCGGCGCAGGGAGAGGTCGACCTTTCAACCACCCCGTCGCCGCGCGCCGTGATCGAGGCGGTGATGGACACGGGGACGCGGGTGGTCGTCGACGTGTCGGCGGCCGAGTTCATCGACTCCACGACGGTCAACGCTCTGGTGTACGGCCATCAGCGAGCGGCGGAGGACGCGTGCCATGCCTTCGTGATCGTGGCCGCGCCGGGATCCGCCGCACGCCGGCTCCTCGACCTGCTGAGCATCGTCGAGGTGATCCCCCTGTACGACAGCCTGGCGGAGGGCGAGCGGGCCGCGTTTAACGGCACGGCTCAGAGGACGCCGTCGGGGTCGATCGACCCGCTCCGCTGA
- a CDS encoding ANTAR domain-containing protein, giving the protein MDGTEARLQRLIQMIIDFAVDALGADGATLTIGEREIYSTVKTSDSRLVHIDEAQYEAKDGPCIQALLQNDEPIVVDDFSEDERWQHVADLATQLGIHSSLSVGVSIDHDQALGASLNFYSREQRHFAEEQIRSGQLLAAQLGTAISTAELHRATARLAHELANALRSRAVIDQAKGMLMRERRCTADDAFDILRKASQNKNVRLAEVAARLVAAAQRSGSIDPDGVL; this is encoded by the coding sequence GTGGATGGCACCGAGGCGCGGCTGCAGCGGCTGATCCAGATGATCATCGACTTCGCCGTCGATGCGCTGGGCGCGGACGGGGCGACGCTGACGATCGGCGAGCGCGAGATCTACTCGACGGTGAAGACGAGCGACTCGCGGCTCGTGCATATCGACGAGGCCCAGTACGAGGCCAAGGACGGGCCGTGCATCCAGGCGCTGTTGCAGAACGACGAGCCGATCGTCGTGGACGACTTCAGCGAGGACGAGCGCTGGCAGCACGTCGCCGACCTGGCCACCCAGCTGGGGATCCACAGCAGCCTGTCGGTCGGGGTCAGCATCGACCACGACCAGGCACTGGGCGCCTCGTTGAACTTCTACTCGCGTGAGCAGCGCCACTTCGCCGAGGAGCAGATCCGCTCCGGCCAGCTCCTCGCAGCGCAGCTGGGTACGGCGATCTCCACAGCCGAGCTCCACCGCGCCACGGCACGACTCGCGCACGAGCTGGCAAACGCGCTCCGAAGCCGCGCGGTGATCGACCAGGCCAAGGGAATGCTGATGCGGGAACGCCGCTGCACCGCCGACGACGCCTTCGACATTCTCCGCAAGGCGTCCCAGAACAAGAATGTACGGCTCGCGGAGGTCGCGGCGCGACTCGTCGCGGCGGCTCAGCGGAGCGGGTCGATCGACCCCGACGGCGTCCTCTGA
- a CDS encoding ANTAR domain-containing protein, translated as MNERAIIVGGGGCVHASSVDLVDELATTHLRRLDRLTAACDDGIVPWAQVEPFIIHECAKVGRDPEIERAKTAICQCYGVSRGDAFRLLRQTSQDRNRKLRDVARDVVLRLGHLQHSSHAHPD; from the coding sequence GTGAACGAGCGCGCGATCATTGTCGGTGGCGGTGGGTGTGTACACGCCTCGTCCGTCGACCTCGTCGACGAGCTCGCCACGACCCACCTGCGCCGTTTGGATCGGCTCACGGCTGCCTGCGACGACGGGATCGTGCCCTGGGCGCAGGTCGAGCCGTTCATCATCCACGAGTGCGCCAAGGTCGGCCGGGATCCAGAGATCGAGCGGGCGAAGACGGCGATCTGCCAGTGTTACGGGGTCAGTCGCGGGGACGCGTTTCGCCTTCTCCGCCAGACGTCGCAGGATCGAAATCGGAAGCTGCGGGACGTCGCGCGCGACGTGGTTCTCCGACTCGGACACCTCCAGCATTCGTCCCACGCACACCCCGACTGA
- a CDS encoding VOC family protein translates to MAVTRMANMGIVVADLPATIAFFRELGLELEGQGTIEGEWAGRVTGLGDQHVEVAMMRTPDGHGRLELSRFVDPPVVADHRNAPVNALGYLRVMFAVDDLDDTLDRLRKRGAELVSSEVVQYEDVYRLCYIRGPEGLLIGLAEELG, encoded by the coding sequence ATGGCGGTGACACGGATGGCCAACATGGGGATCGTGGTCGCCGACCTGCCGGCGACCATCGCCTTCTTTCGCGAGCTCGGTCTCGAGCTCGAAGGCCAGGGCACAATCGAGGGAGAATGGGCAGGGCGCGTCACGGGGCTCGGCGACCAGCACGTCGAGGTCGCCATGATGCGCACGCCGGACGGCCACGGACGGCTCGAGCTCTCGCGATTCGTCGACCCGCCGGTGGTCGCCGATCACCGCAACGCACCCGTGAACGCGCTCGGCTATCTGCGCGTCATGTTCGCCGTCGACGATCTCGACGACACGCTCGACAGGCTCCGCAAGCGTGGTGCGGAGCTCGTGAGCAGCGAGGTCGTCCAGTACGAGGACGTGTACCGGCTCTGCTACATCCGGGGCCCGGAAGGACTCCTCATCGGCCTCGCCGAGGAGCTTGGCTGA
- a CDS encoding cupin domain-containing protein — MDEPFVVNLADAPAIGAARGATFVKLEPEGVTWPDTGVNVQVMQPGEPNGRYHSEPVQEDFLVLYGECIAIVEDEERVLRQWDFLHCPAGTEHVFVGAGDGPCAVLMIGSRREDACHYAVNETAARYDASVSQETDDPMEAYADWRAEGPDVPVPNPLSQAPRRGR; from the coding sequence ATGGACGAGCCGTTCGTCGTGAATCTCGCCGACGCGCCCGCGATCGGCGCTGCGCGCGGGGCCACCTTCGTCAAGCTCGAGCCGGAGGGCGTGACCTGGCCCGACACCGGCGTGAACGTCCAGGTCATGCAGCCGGGAGAGCCGAACGGCCGCTACCACTCCGAGCCGGTGCAGGAGGACTTCCTCGTCCTCTACGGCGAGTGCATCGCGATCGTCGAAGACGAGGAGCGTGTGCTGCGCCAGTGGGACTTCCTCCATTGCCCTGCTGGGACCGAGCACGTCTTCGTCGGCGCCGGAGACGGGCCCTGCGCCGTGCTCATGATCGGCTCACGGCGCGAGGACGCATGCCACTACGCCGTCAACGAGACAGCCGCGAGGTACGACGCGTCGGTGTCGCAGGAGACCGACGATCCGATGGAGGCCTACGCCGACTGGCGTGCGGAAGGCCCGGACGTGCCGGTCCCGAATCCGCTCAGCCAAGCTCCTCGGCGAGGCCGATGA